The genomic interval AAAATGTAACGATATGTGACGTATCACATATCAGTGCTAATTATAATATAAGTGAACACCAAGGTCAACTTAAATTTCACTGCAAGGTTTAAAAAACGCTATTATAATAGAAAGATTTCCTTAATAGGAGTCTGTCCCCTTTTCTCCATTTACAATCTCCACGCCGGCACTTGCTCCTATTCTCGTCGCACCGGCATCAATCATCTCTTTGACCGATTTTGTATCCCGGATGCCTCCCGATGCCTTAACCCCCATGTCATCTCCAACAGTTTGGCGCATTAGTTTTACATCTTCAGCAGTAGCACCGCCACCAGAGAAACCTGTAGACGTTTTAACATAGTCGGCTCCAGCTGCTTTAGCTAGTTTGCACGCACGGACCTTTTCATCGTCTGTGAGTAGTGAAGTTTCAATAATCACCTTTGTCAGTGCATGACCATCCGCAGCTTCAACTACTTCCTTGATATCACGCTGAACTGCCTGGTCATTAGCTGCCTTTAATTCACCGACATTTATTACCATGTCAACTTCAGCTGCACCATCATTCAATGCCTGTTTTGTTTCAAACACTTTTGATTGCGTACTAGTTGCACCAAGCGGAAAACCGATAACCGTACATACTTTCACATCGGTATCCTTCAAGTGTTCATAACAATACGGCACCCAATACGGGTTGACACAAACAGATGCAAACCCATATTCACGAGCCTCCTGAACAATCTCGCTGATTTTATCCTTTTTAGTTTCCGGTTTTAATTGTGTATGATCAATAAACTTTGCAAGATTCGTATTCATAGCCGAAATTCCTTTCATAAATAGTTGCCTTGCTTCAGTACCTAGCATAGCACACGTTTCCGTGAAATTCACCTAATGAGAAAAGTCCCTGGCGTACCAGGGAATTAAGAAGACAATTTATCCGCCGTTTGAACGGCTTCATCCATGACGCGGACAAACACTCCCTCATTATAGGGATACCCTGCCTTCGTTAGCTTGACACGTACAAGTTTACCAATTAAGTCCTTCGACCCGCTGAACCTTACTTTCAAGTAGTTATCTGTATAACCCTGCAGAAGATTGGAATGATCCTCACCCACTTGTTCCTCGGGTATCACTTCTAGTACTTCATCTTCATATCCGGAAGCATAATCTTTTGCGAGTTGGTTGGATAACTCAATCATCTGATTCACTCGTTCATTCTTCACATCGTCATCAACTTGATTTTTCATATGGGCGGCAGGAGTGCCGGTTCTTCTAGAAAACGGGAATACATGAAGTTCCGAGTAGCCGACCTCTTGCACAAATTGATACGTTTCCATAAACTCTTCTTCCGTTTCACCCGGAAACCCAACAATCACATCAGATGTAATTGCCAAACCAGGTAACGCTTTGCGAATTTTATCAACCTTTTGTTTGTAGTAACCTGTGGAATATTTCCTGCGCATACGGTGCAGCACACTATCCGATCCAGCCTGAAGTGGAATATGCAGATGACGAACAATCTTTTCCGATTTGTCCAACACGTCAATCACTTCGTCCGTAATCTGGCTTGCCTCAATTGATGAAATACGAATTCTTTTTAACCCATCAATTTTAGTTTCCAATTCCTGCAGCAGCTTGGCGAAATTATAGTCATTCATATCTTCTCCGTATCCTGCAGTATGAATGCCGGTCAGCACTATTTCTTTATACCCGGCATCGACCAGATTTTGTGCTTGTTCAAGCACATTTTCCGGCTCTCTGGATCTTAACAACCCTCTTGACCACGGAATGATACAAAATGTGCAAAAGTTATTGCACCCTTCCTGTATTTTCAGTGACGCACGTGTACGATCAGTAAATGCCGGTACATCCATCTCTTCAAACACACGATTTTTCATGATGTTGGAAACACCATTAATTGGTTCGCGTGTTTTTTGGTGCTCCTCAATATAATCAATCATTTTCTTTCTATTCTGCGTTCCGACAATCACATCAACCCCAGGTATTTCCATAATCTCACCTGGTGAAGTCTGCGCATAGCAGCCTGTTACACAAACGACGGCATTCGGGTTTTTCCGTACTGCTCGACGGATGACTTGCCTGCTCTTTTTATCACCGGTATTGGTGACTGTACACGTGTTGATGACATATACGTCGGATTGGCGGTCAAAATCAACTCGTTCGTACCCGTTTTCCTTAAACATGTTCCAGATACCTTCTGTTTCATAGTGATTCACTTTGCATCCCAATGTATGAAAAGCAACTGTTGGCATTATTCACACCCCAATTCTTCAAAATGATAGGACATACTTGCCAGTGCATACATGGCAGCTGTTTCCGTCCTCAAAATGCGCGGACCCAGACGGACAGGTGCAAACATTGCCTGTTTCATCAGTACAGCTTCTTGTTCTGAAAAACCGCCCTCAGGTCCAATCACAATTAATACATTATCCCCTGACTTTATTTCAGCCACAGACTGGGCAAAGGTCTGAAATGTATTTGTTTTTGCTTCTTCTTCATACGCAAATATTTTTTTGTCAAAACAGTGACTTTGTTCTATTAAATCTGTAATGGTAGCAAACGGATGAAGCTGCGGAATTTTATTACGGTGACACTGTTCGCTCGCTTCCTTAAGGATCTTTGCGTATCGGTTCAATTTCTTTGCCGCCTTCTTATCGTCCCAAACAACAACGGACCTTTCCGCCTGAACCGGTATGAAAGCGGCCGCTCCCAACTCTGTACCTTTTTGCAGGACAAGTTCGAATTTGTCACCTTTCGCCAACGCCTGGGCAATCGTCACTGATATTGGTGACTCGTTTGAAGCATGCAGCCATTCTTTCATTTCCGTCCGGACAGCATTGTTAGTTATCTCAGTTATTTCACAAATAGCGGCCTGTCCATCCGGATGATTACAGATGACTTCATTACCAGCTTTCAGACGCATCACACGGCTGATATGGTGTGCATCATCTCCTTTTATAAGGACTCCATTTTGCTCCCAGCTTTCGGCAGGTACAAAGTAACGCTGCAATTCAAGCACCACTTTCGTTTTAGATTTTCTTTGCGGTTATCGATACCCAGTCTTGCAACTCATTCACATCAAGAATTCGAAAGCCCACCTCCTGCAGTTTTTCCTGCACCATTTGCTGCTTCGTCCTGATAATGCCCGAGGTAATGAAAATACCACCAGGTTTTAAGTTTTTCCAGGCGTCGCCTACAAATTGTATAATAATTTCAGCCAAAATGTTAGCGACAATCATATCAGCCTGCATGCTGACGTGACTTAATAAATGGTTTTGTTTAACGGTTATCCGCTCATGCATGTTGTTCAATTTTGCATTGATAGTTGTACTTTTAACGGCTACGTCATCGAGATCAAAGGCATGTACTTCACTTGCCCCCAGTAGTCCTGATGCAATGCTTAATACGCCTGAACCACAACCCACATCAATGACAACGTCTTGATTATTTATGTATTGTTCGATAGCCTGAATAGTTTGAACAGTAGTGGGATGTGTGCCAGTCCCAAAGGCCATTCCTGGATCTAATTCAATGATCACTTCATTGTCTGAGGCGGGTTCATACGTTTCCCAAGTTGGTATAATCGTTATCTTTTCAGAAATCTCAACAGGCTTATAGTATTTTTTCCATGCTGTAGCCCATTCTTCCTCATTAATTTCACTTACTGTCACTTGATTCCTGCCTAAATCAATATCATATAGCTGCAAATTATTAATTGCCTGTTTCATGGCATCAACCGTTTCACCGAGATGACTATTTACCGGAAGATATGCCTTAATATAGACACCATCTTCCGGGTAATCATCCGGATTCAATTCATAAACTTCGCCAAAAAACGTATCCCTGTCCTTCATTAGGTCAAGCGGGTCTTCTATGACAACACCACTGGCACCTGTCTCATGCAAAATATTCGAAATTGGTTCAACTGCTTCATTTGTTGTGTGAATACAAAACTCAGACCATTTCACTTTGTTCACCCGTTTCTTAAATTCCATATTGAACGTATCCGGAAATTAATAGTCTTTTATTTACAATGTTTCAGGAGATTTCTGCTGCAAAAAAGCTACTATTATTGCGCGCAAACAGAAATCACCATATCTATTATTAGCTTTTAAATGCATTTTTAAAACGCTGAAACAATGAGTCTTGTTCGTCGGTCGCTTCATTTCCGCCAATTTCATTAAATTCACGCAGTAATTCTTTTTGTCGGTCTGTTAGTCCTGTAGGCGTAATCACTTTTACTTCTACATGCTGATCCCCATGACCATAACCACGTACGTTTGGTGCACCTTTTCCTTTTAATCTGAAGATTTTTCCGGTTTGGGTGCCGGCTGGTATTGTCAGCATCACTTTTCCATGAACGGTCGGGACTTCCACTTCGTCACCGAGAGCAGCTTGTGCATAGGTTATTGGCAATTCACAGTAAATATGATCCCCGTCGCGTTTAAAAAAGTCATCCTGCTTGACCTTGATAACAACAAATAAATCTCCCGGAGGACCACCGTTCACGCCTGGTTCTCCTTTTCCAGCAACACGTATCTGATGACCTTCGTCAATTCCCTTAGGGATGGAGATATGAATTGTTTTGTTTTGTTTCACTTTTCCTGACCCGCCGCATGTGCCGCATTTTTCAGGAATGATTTTTCCACTGCCATTACAGTGATGACATACACGCCGATTTACGACCCGTCCGAAAGGCGTATTCTGCTCCATATTTAACTGGCCAGATCCGTTACAATGGGAGCATGTTTTTGTTTTGGTTCCGGGTTTGGCGCCAGACCCATGACATGTGTCACATTCTTCTTCCTTTGGTATGTTGATGTCTGTTTCTTTACCAAAAATTGCTTCTTCAAATTCTAGTGTCATTGTATATTGTAGATCGGCTCCTTGTTGTGGCGCATTCGGATCACGTCTCCTGCCGCCTCCAAAGAACATATCGAATATATCACCAAATCCACCAAAATCTCCAAAATCTTGTGCGCCGCCGAACCCACCGAAGCCTTGACCCTGTGCTCCGGCATGACCAAACTGATCATATTGGGCACGCTTTTGTTCATCACTTAATACTTCATATGCTTCTTTGGCTTCCTTGAACTTATCGGATGCGTTTTCTTCCTCACTGACATCCGGGTGATATTTGCGGGCTAATTTACGATAAGCTTTCTTTATTTCATCTTTTGAAGCATCCTTGTCAACACCAAGCACTTCATAATAATCGCGTTTACTCACTTGTACATCACTCTCCCGACACTATTACATACGATTTATCTTATCATCTTTAAGGTTTTAATAGCAAACAAACTTAAAATTCACCTTCTTAATTGAAAAAGTCAAAGTCAAGAGAGTCCTGACTTTGACTTTTTCCAATTATTGCAGAAGGCTTATTGTTTTTTGTCTTCTTCGTCATCAACCTCTTTATAATCTGCATCGACCACGTCTTCATCAGAACTCTGGTCTCCACCCTGTTGCTCCTGATTAGCCTGTTGCTCCTGTGCCATTTGTTCATACATTTTAACCGAAAGCTGCTGAACTTGTTCCTGCAATGCATCTTTCTTTTCTCTAATTTGTTCCAGGTCATCAGCGTCAATAGCTTTCTGCAATGCATCTTTTGCCTCTTCGGCTTTTTGTTTCTCATCTTCAGTTACATTGTCACCAAGATCTTTAATCGTCTTGTCCGTCGTAAAGATTAGCTGATCGGCTTCATTACGAAGGTCTGCCTCTTCACGGCGTTTTTTATCTTCCTCAGCATTCTCTTCCGCTTCTTTAACCATTTGTTCTACGTCCTCTTCAGACAGGCCTGAAGAAGATTTAATCGTAATCGATTGCTCTTTATTCGTACCTTTGTCTTTTGCGCTTACGTTGACAATACCGTTAGCGTCAATATCGAAGGTCACTTCAATCTGTGGAACTCCACGCGGTGCCGGTGGAATATCTGTCAATTGGAAACGGCCGAGCGTCTTGTTATCAGCAGCCATTTCACGCTCACCTTGTAGAACATGGATATCAACAGCTGTTTGATTGTCAGCAGCGGTTGAAAACACCTGTGAATGGCTTGTCGGAATAGTTGTATTCCGTTCAATCAGTTTTGTTGTGACACCGCCCATGGTTTCGATTCCCAGTGATAATGGCGTAACGTCAAGCAGTACAACATCTTTAACGTCTCCCTGCAGTACACCACCTTGGATGGCAGCACCAAGGGCAACTACTTCATCCGGATTAACGCCTTTTGACGGTTCTTTGCCGATGTTTTTCTTAATAGCTTCCTGAACGGCCGGAATACGTGTCGACCCACCGACAAGAATAACCCTATCAATATCCTTGGCAGCCATGTCGGCATCCTGAAGCGCTTTGCGTGTTGGTCCCATTGTTTGTTCAACAAGATCTGAAGAAAGTTCTTCAAATTTAGCACGTGTAAGGTTCATTTCCAAATGTAATGGACCATTTTCACCCGCAGTGATGAATGGTAGCGAAATTTGGGTCTGGCTGACACCGGAAAGTTCTTTTTTGGCTTTTTCCGCTGCATCTTTCAAGCGTTGTTTTGCCATTTTATCCTGTGAAAGGTCAATGCCGTTTTCCTTCTTAAATTCCTTAACCATGTGATCGATAATAACTTCATCAAAATCGTCACCACCCAGACGGTTGTCACCCGCTGTTGAGATAACTTCAAAAGTACCGTCACCAATATCCAAAATGGAAACGTCAAATGTACCTCCACCTAAATCATAAACGAGGATTGTTTGATCCTGGTCCTCTTTATCAATTCCGTATGCCAAGGATGCCGCTGTCGGTTCGTTAATGATACGTTCAACTTCCAGGCCGGCAATTTTACCAGCATCCTTGGTAGCCTGGCGTTCTGCGTCATTAAAGTATGCCGGTACAGTTATGACTGCCTTGTCAACTGTGTCGCCAAGGTATTCTTCAGCGTAAGATTTAATATGCTGCAGGATAATCGCCGAAACTTCCTGTGGTGTATAATCTTTCTCACCGATGGTTACCTTATAATCAGTACCCATATGCCGTTTAATGGACTGGATTGTATCCGGGTTCGTAATAGCCTGACGTTTAGCTACTTCACCCACTTGGCGTTCGTCATTCTTGAATGCCACAACAGATGGTGTCGTCCGGTTACCTTCAGGAGTCGGGATAACGACTGATTCGCCACCCTCCATAACTGCTACACAAGAGTTTGTTGTACCTAGGTCAATTCCAATTATTTTACCCATAATCTAATTCCTCCTTGACTGCTCATTCAACTATTATTTATTCACTTTAACCATTGCTGGCCGAATAACACGGTCTTTTAAGTAATAGCCCTTCTGCAATTCTTCAATTACCGATTCGGGTTCTGCTTCTTCATCTTCTTCTTGCATGACTGCATGATGTATTGTTGGATCAAATGGCTTGCCAACCGACTCAATCTCCTTAACGCCATGATTCGACAAGGCGTCTTTCAGTTGACGGTACACCATTGTTATGCCCTCTGCAAAGTTTTTGGTTTCATCTGTAATTTCAACTTGCAAGGCACGTTCGAAATTGTCCAAAACAGGAAGCAAATCTTTGACAATATCTTCTGATTTATATTTGAGGTCTGCTTCTTTTTCCTTTTGCGTACGTTTTTTAAAATTGTCAAATTCTGCTTGAATACGCAGCACACGCTGATGCATTTCCTCTTTTTCCTGTTTCACCTTATCCAGCTCAGCCTGCAGGGAATCCTGCTCTGTTTCATCATGGTCTGTCTGTTGGGCTTCTGTTTGAGCATCTGCATCAATTACTTCAGTGATCGTATCATCTTCCATGTCTGAATCCTGCCGCACTTGATGTTCTGTTTCATCATTAATGGTCTTTTCGTCTCTTTGTTCTGTCACTCCTGCCACCTCCTATATCAAATTGCCACGATAGACTATAACATGTTTTTTCTTTTAAATAAATTAATAACCTTGCATGAATGAAAGCCCCGATCAAGAAAATAATTCAACAGCATTTCTCATTAATCATTATTTTGATGCCATTTATATAAGACATCTGACATTTCATTTGATAGAGCATTCAATAAAGCAATGACTCTTTTGTACTCCATTCTAGTCGGCCCAAGCAATGCAATTGTACCCATCTGTTCCTCATTCAGCTCATACGTTGCAGTTATCAAGCTGCATTCTTTTATAGCATCGGCTTTATTCTCATGTCCAATTGACACGCTAATACCATCCGTATCGCTTTTGAGCAAATTTGCCAGTTCGTCTTCTTTTTCAATCATGGCATAGAGTGAACGAACCTTTTCAACATCATTGAATTCCGGCTGCATTAATATATTCGTTTTACCGCCAAAGTAAAGCTTAACCGGATTTTCAGTGAAAAATATAGCTCTTAAATAATCAAATGATTTTTCAAAATCTGTTACAAACGA from Lentibacillus cibarius carries:
- the deoC gene encoding deoxyribose-phosphate aldolase; amino-acid sequence: MNTNLAKFIDHTQLKPETKKDKISEIVQEAREYGFASVCVNPYWVPYCYEHLKDTDVKVCTVIGFPLGATSTQSKVFETKQALNDGAAEVDMVINVGELKAANDQAVQRDIKEVVEAADGHALTKVIIETSLLTDDEKVRACKLAKAAGADYVKTSTGFSGGGATAEDVKLMRQTVGDDMGVKASGGIRDTKSVKEMIDAGATRIGASAGVEIVNGEKGTDSY
- the mtaB gene encoding tRNA (N(6)-L-threonylcarbamoyladenosine(37)-C(2))-methylthiotransferase MtaB, which codes for MPTVAFHTLGCKVNHYETEGIWNMFKENGYERVDFDRQSDVYVINTCTVTNTGDKKSRQVIRRAVRKNPNAVVCVTGCYAQTSPGEIMEIPGVDVIVGTQNRKKMIDYIEEHQKTREPINGVSNIMKNRVFEEMDVPAFTDRTRASLKIQEGCNNFCTFCIIPWSRGLLRSREPENVLEQAQNLVDAGYKEIVLTGIHTAGYGEDMNDYNFAKLLQELETKIDGLKRIRISSIEASQITDEVIDVLDKSEKIVRHLHIPLQAGSDSVLHRMRRKYSTGYYKQKVDKIRKALPGLAITSDVIVGFPGETEEEFMETYQFVQEVGYSELHVFPFSRRTGTPAAHMKNQVDDDVKNERVNQMIELSNQLAKDYASGYEDEVLEVIPEEQVGEDHSNLLQGYTDNYLKVRFSGSKDLIGKLVRVKLTKAGYPYNEGVFVRVMDEAVQTADKLSS
- a CDS encoding 16S rRNA (uracil(1498)-N(3))-methyltransferase, whose amino-acid sequence is MQRYFVPAESWEQNGVLIKGDDAHHISRVMRLKAGNEVICNHPDGQAAICEITEITNNAVRTEMKEWLHASNESPISVTIAQALAKGDKFELVLQKGTELGAAAFIPVQAERSVVVWDDKKAAKKLNRYAKILKEASEQCHRNKIPQLHPFATITDLIEQSHCFDKKIFAYEEEAKTNTFQTFAQSVAEIKSGDNVLIVIGPEGGFSEQEAVLMKQAMFAPVRLGPRILRTETAAMYALASMSYHFEELGCE
- the prmA gene encoding 50S ribosomal protein L11 methyltransferase, producing MKWSEFCIHTTNEAVEPISNILHETGASGVVIEDPLDLMKDRDTFFGEVYELNPDDYPEDGVYIKAYLPVNSHLGETVDAMKQAINNLQLYDIDLGRNQVTVSEINEEEWATAWKKYYKPVEISEKITIIPTWETYEPASDNEVIIELDPGMAFGTGTHPTTVQTIQAIEQYINNQDVVIDVGCGSGVLSIASGLLGASEVHAFDLDDVAVKSTTINAKLNNMHERITVKQNHLLSHVSMQADMIVANILAEIIIQFVGDAWKNLKPGGIFITSGIIRTKQQMVQEKLQEVGFRILDVNELQDWVSITAKKI
- the dnaJ gene encoding molecular chaperone DnaJ; the encoded protein is MSKRDYYEVLGVDKDASKDEIKKAYRKLARKYHPDVSEEENASDKFKEAKEAYEVLSDEQKRAQYDQFGHAGAQGQGFGGFGGAQDFGDFGGFGDIFDMFFGGGRRRDPNAPQQGADLQYTMTLEFEEAIFGKETDINIPKEEECDTCHGSGAKPGTKTKTCSHCNGSGQLNMEQNTPFGRVVNRRVCHHCNGSGKIIPEKCGTCGGSGKVKQNKTIHISIPKGIDEGHQIRVAGKGEPGVNGGPPGDLFVVIKVKQDDFFKRDGDHIYCELPITYAQAALGDEVEVPTVHGKVMLTIPAGTQTGKIFRLKGKGAPNVRGYGHGDQHVEVKVITPTGLTDRQKELLREFNEIGGNEATDEQDSLFQRFKNAFKS
- the dnaK gene encoding molecular chaperone DnaK, coding for MGKIIGIDLGTTNSCVAVMEGGESVVIPTPEGNRTTPSVVAFKNDERQVGEVAKRQAITNPDTIQSIKRHMGTDYKVTIGEKDYTPQEVSAIILQHIKSYAEEYLGDTVDKAVITVPAYFNDAERQATKDAGKIAGLEVERIINEPTAASLAYGIDKEDQDQTILVYDLGGGTFDVSILDIGDGTFEVISTAGDNRLGGDDFDEVIIDHMVKEFKKENGIDLSQDKMAKQRLKDAAEKAKKELSGVSQTQISLPFITAGENGPLHLEMNLTRAKFEELSSDLVEQTMGPTRKALQDADMAAKDIDRVILVGGSTRIPAVQEAIKKNIGKEPSKGVNPDEVVALGAAIQGGVLQGDVKDVVLLDVTPLSLGIETMGGVTTKLIERNTTIPTSHSQVFSTAADNQTAVDIHVLQGEREMAADNKTLGRFQLTDIPPAPRGVPQIEVTFDIDANGIVNVSAKDKGTNKEQSITIKSSSGLSEEDVEQMVKEAEENAEEDKKRREEADLRNEADQLIFTTDKTIKDLGDNVTEDEKQKAEEAKDALQKAIDADDLEQIREKKDALQEQVQQLSVKMYEQMAQEQQANQEQQGGDQSSDEDVVDADYKEVDDEEDKKQ
- the grpE gene encoding nucleotide exchange factor GrpE; the protein is MTEQRDEKTINDETEHQVRQDSDMEDDTITEVIDADAQTEAQQTDHDETEQDSLQAELDKVKQEKEEMHQRVLRIQAEFDNFKKRTQKEKEADLKYKSEDIVKDLLPVLDNFERALQVEITDETKNFAEGITMVYRQLKDALSNHGVKEIESVGKPFDPTIHHAVMQEEDEEAEPESVIEELQKGYYLKDRVIRPAMVKVNK